A single window of Pyrus communis chromosome 10, drPyrComm1.1, whole genome shotgun sequence DNA harbors:
- the LOC137748225 gene encoding uncharacterized protein, producing the protein MASGFGESTRVPPQSVSCFGNNANDVGDFECNICFELAQDPIIARCGHLFCWPCLYRWLHHHSNSQECPFCKALIEEEKLVPLYGRGKTQTDPRSKSYPGINIPNRPSGQRPPTAPPPNTNQFANYGFGFMGGFVPMATQRIGNFTLATAFGGLLPSLLNVQYHGFPDATVYGTTSGFPFAPFNSFHGGHGHGFFQPENHQWQLADVWKYIFLFIGVFVIVAVIFGS; encoded by the coding sequence ATGGCAAGTGGTTTTGGGGAGTCTACAAGAGTCCCGCCCCAAAGCGTGTCTTGCTTCGGTAACAATGCCAACGATGTGGGAGATTTCGAATGCAATATTTGCTTCGAACTAGCCCAAGACCCGATCATAGCCCGTTGCGGCCACCTCTTTTGCTGGCCTTGCCTCTACAGGTGGCTGCACCATCACTCGAATTCCCAAGAGTGCCCGTTTTGCAAGGCCCTCATAGAGGAAGAGAAGTTGGTTCCGCTTTATGGTAGGGGCAAGACGCAAACCGACCCAAGATCAAAGTCGTATCCAGGGATCAACATTCCCAATCGCCCGTCTGGGCAGAGGCCTCCAACTGCCCCTCCTCCGAACACCAATCAATTTGCCAATTATGGCTTTGGATTCATGGGGGGATTTGTACCAATGGCAACTCAACGGATTGGTAACTTCACCTTGGCGACTGCATTTGGTGGTCTGTTACCGTCTTTGCTTAACGTTCAGTATCACGGGTTCCCGGATGCTACTGTATATGGAACAACTTCTGGTTTCCCTTTCGCACCATTCAATTCATTTCACGGAGGCCATGGTCACGGATTCTTTCAGCCGGAAAACCACCAATGGCAGCTGGCTGATGTTTGGaagtatatttttttgtttatcggTGTGTTTGTGATCGTCGCCGTTATTTTTGGTTCGTAA